The Polaribacter sp. HaHaR_3_91 genomic sequence ATATTAATAACCTTTATTATCGCTTTTAGTATTGAATTTCTTCAATTATCTGATTTACAAAGTAACTTTCCAGCAGCTTATTCTAAAACATTAAAAATAATATTAGGTACCTCTTTTAGTTTTGGAGATCTAGTTGCTTATTCACTAGGAATCATATCAATAATTTTAGTAGAGAAATATTTAAAAAAGCTTAAAATTGCCTTCTAATCTTTCTAATAATATCTTCTAATCCATTTAATTGCAGTTCATACACCAACTCCATTTGTTTCCCTAATTTTCCGTTAGGGAAACCTTTGTTTTTATACCAAACAATATAATGTTCTGGTAAATCTATAAGATATTTGCCTTTGTATTTACCAAACGGCATTTTCATGTTTGCTAAATCTATTAGAAATTGTCTGTCTTGTTCCAATATTTTGTATTGATTTTTTTACTTTTTACTTAAAACGCATTATTATCCTTAAAAACTGCAACTATCACTGCAAATTGACTTACTCTTTTCCTTCAATATAATCTTGTAAATAAGAAAAACGTGGAGTTAATTTTCCGTTTTCTGTCATTTTTGCACGTTCTAAAACGCCATCTTTATCATTATTAAAAAAAGCAGGAATTACGTTTTCTAAAAACATTTCTCCAAAACCTTCGCTTGCATCCTTAGGCAATTCACAAGGTAAATTGTCTACAGCCATAACAACAATAGCATCTTTTTCTTTAAAATCAACTTCAGATTCTGTTTGTGGATTATACCCATAAATTGGATCTGCAATTGTAGATGCTTTTATTGTAGATGCCACTGGTCCATCTACATCACAAGAAATATCTGACACAAATTTTATATTAAAATCTTTAGCTTTTGCATCTTCTCTTGTAAATAAATAAGGTGCACCATTTCCATAAAAATGACCAGCAATAAAGAAATGGGATACTTTTGCAAAACGCATAAAATCTGACTCATATTTTTCTGGATGATCATAAAAATCGAAATTATCTATAACTTGTCCGTCTTTACGTTTGTTATAATCTAACACATCTGCCAAACAATAAACAGGCTCGTTAAACGAATTATTTAAATATTCATCTACAGAAACTTCTTTAATAGACATTGCATCTAACATTTCTTTTGCTCCGTAAGCCACTTTTCCGTTTCCGGTTAAAAGAATTTTGATGTTTGGTAATTTTATTTTCTTTAATTCAGAAATTAATTCTTGTTGGCTATCTAACGTTTCTGCTTTTGGCAAATTGAATGTTTCGTTTGTTAAACCAATTGCTCTAAAACCATTATAAGCACCAACAATACCTGCATAACGACCGAAACCAATTAAACGCATTCCGTTTTCACCTATAATAGTTTCGTGATCGTATAATTCTATGTTTTTTTCTAGAATAGCTAATAACAATTTTCTATTATAAGGTTGCTTTTTAATCGTATGGCTAAAGAAAAAATATTTTTTATTGTTGATTAAAGCCTCAATTGGCACTTCTTTGACACCAAATAAAACATCACAGTCTGACACATTTTCAGTTACCTCTAATCCTGCAGCTTTATAAGCTTCGTTAGAAAACACTCTAATATCTGAAGACTCTACTTTAATAACCGCTTCCGGATAGTTTTTCTTAAATTCTTGTAGCTTTCCTGGTGAAAAAACAACTCTTCTATCTGGTGGGTTTTTGCGTTCTTTGATAATGCCAAACTTCATAATTTTAGTGTTTTTAGAGACCTTGAAACAAGTTCTGTAGGATTGGTATAATATTTGCTCGAAGATATTAGAATTTATGGTGATAAGCAACTGTATTTTTTATACTTTTGCAGACCGCGTTAAGGATTGAAGTGACATCCTTTTTAATTTTTCATTAAAAAGATATAACGGAAAGCCTGACCACGATTTTTTTTCGTGGTAACGCCCAAACTATTAAAACGGGGACGACTGGTTTTGACAGCGAGGACAGTGGATTTGTAAGCATACCGAGTTATGAAATAACACTCGTTAAACCTAATTTCAACTTTTTAAACGGCGAAGATAACTACGCTTTAGCTGCTTAATCCGAATCACAGTAGGATTGGCCTCGGCACACTAGGTGTGCAAGCTTTATGTCCACGAATAGCCTTGATTTACGGCGATTCACTTTTGGGCATCGTAAAAGTAAATATAGAAAACCTGGTACTTTGACGGGTTTTTGAAACTAAAGAAGATAAGCTAAAAGCAGATTGTTCTTAATCAGCTTTTAGTCGAAAACTAAGAAAGAACTAAGTATGTAGAAAGCTTTTTGGCTGCTCGTTTGGACCCGAGTTCGATTCTCGGCGTCTCCACAAAATACCCTTATAAACCCAGTGTTTGTGAGGGTTTTTTATTTGCGTTGATAATAACATTGAATTTTGTAGAATAATAAAATAATTAAAACACTTAAAAAATGAAGAAGTTAAGTAAAATCTTATGTGTAATTTTTGCCATAACATGTATAGCCGGATGTAGTAGTAATGAAAATAACATTATGGAAACACCAGTAAACACAACTATTAATGCGAAATGGAAGGTTAGTAATTCTACCGAATATAAATCATTCGAATTTAATGATAGCGGTAATTATATTATAACAAAAAATGCTGCTGACGCAAAAACAAACACCGCTACTACTGAAACTAAAACCATCTTTTTTGGAACCTATATTTTTATTGATGATAATACTTTAGAGCTTTCAGATTTTGGAACAATAACCATAGATAATATGGATGAAAACGCTATATATTTTACACTAAAATTAAACAACAATACAAATACGGAAACTTTTATTGAAGCCGACAGAGAAGAAGAAATAACAAACTCTACAAATACTGAGTTACTATGTAGAACTTGGCAATTAATAAGTATTGACGGACAAAATGTACTTGGAACAGATGAAGAGCTTACTGTTTTATTTTCTAAAGCTGGTACATATTTTGTTACCAATAATAACCCTTTAGAAGAAGGTGGTTTAGCTGAATGGAATTGGACAGACAGCACACAAACATTTCTTGAATATTCTTGGAATAAAGGCCTAAGTAGTGATGGTATTGTAGAAGTTAGTAATTTAACTTCTACATCTCTAACAATTACTGAAGATGGAGAAATATTTATTTTAGAACCTATTTCTAATAAGAAAACAAGTAAAACTGATACAAAAAAATATAGTGGAGTTGTAAAATCTGGTATCTTTAAAAGATAAAAAATATAGGAAATAATACTTTACCATAAACCTCAAAAAATTAATTTTATTTTTTGAGGTTTATTTTTAGCCAACTATTAGTCAACATCTTTTACAAAACATCAAAATTAGCCTTTTACTTTTTTAACAAAGTTCTGTTTAAAGCATTTCATTAATTTCTTCTAGAACCTCCTCTAGAACGGCCTCCACCGCTTCTATTCTTTCCCTGAATATTCATTTTCTGGCCAGCAAAACTACCAAACTTATACACGAAGTTGAGCATAAAATATTGTTCTAAAATTTTATTTTCTACATCTTGAATATAGGTTTCTGTTACAGTTCTTCTATACCCATTATTCTTACCAAGAATATCATAAGCCACCAAAGAAAGTGTTGCTTGATTATCCCAAAGCTCGACTCCTAAACCTGCATTCCAAAAAACGGCATCACCATCAAACTCATCTCCCACTCTACTATTGTAGCGATATGAAACTCTATTAGATAAAAAAGCATTTTTAAAAAAGAACACATTAGAATTGACATCAACATTCTGAACAAAATAATTATTATCATTAAATGCATCTGTAGTATAAACATTTTTATTTTTAGAATAACTGTAAGCTGTAGTTATATCAATTTTGCTATCATAAGAATAACTAACAGAAAATGAAGGTTTTAAGACAGTAGTTTTTGCAGTAAACTCTACAGCATTCTGTAAAGATAAACTGTTCTTATAACTCGCATTAAAACGGGCATTTAAATTAATATTTGTTTTTCTGTTAAAGTAAGATTTAGAAACCGCAACATTTCCGGTATATGAATAATCTCCGTCTATATTACTATACGTAGTGTACCTGTTTAAATCTGCATCTGTAATGGTAGAATTTATAATTTTATCTTGAACAAATTGTGCTCTCACATTTCCAGAAATGTTGATATTATTATACGCTAAATTATTTTGATATTGAAAACGTGCATTATGACTTATTCCTGGTTTTAAAAGCGGATTACCAACAATTACATGCGTAATATTACTAACATCCTCTACCGGTTGTAATTGTCCTACGGATGGTAAATCCACATTCTGATCATACTCTAAAGAGATATTTTTATATCCATTTTCATCTCTATAGCGTATTCTTCCCGAATAGGTTAGATAATCAAATTCGGCCTTAAAATCTCGCTCCGCTACCAACTCATCTTTATAATCTCTATAGGTATTTGTATATGCGCCTTCTATATCAAAACGAAATTCTTTATATTGATATCTTAATTTTAATGCAGGTCTTAATATTGTGGTAACATACTTACTCTCTGAACTTAGCAACTCATTAAAATCACTATATTCTTCTGATGTTTCATCGAAATCATAGATATATTTTTCGCTGTTTTTTGTATTAACTGTAGCGCTATATCTTGGCATCAACCTAAAATTTGTAAATAATTCCTTACTCCAAAAGGCATTAAAATTGATATCACTACTATTACTATCTGTTGTATTAATTTGATCTTGAATAACCGTTTGCCCCCTATTAACTAAAACGTTTTTAGAATATTTTTGACTATCGGAATCTGATTTGTTAAAATCTGTTCCTAAGCTTACATTTAAATAATCTGCTTTATTATTTAAAACAGGTGTTACTGAAAATTCATTTTTAAATTCACTGCTAGAAGAGCTAGACTCGCTATTGGAAGTATAATCACTTACTAAATCGCCATTATTATAATAAGATTCACTTTTAACTGTTCCACCAGATTCTTGACTAGAACTTTTAAAATCTGTTTTATTAGATAAACGGACTTTCTTATTGGAAGAAGTACTTTTTGGTTTAAGAATAAATTTTAAATCTACTCCGGCTGTATGACTGTCTGAATCTGAAAAACTATTGCTCTTAGAATCTGTAATATAATTTAAGTCGGGTAAAAAAGTTTCTTTATGACTTATGTTATCAAAATCTCTATTCTGTGCACTATACCTATAATTACCATTTATACTTGTTTCATTCCATTTCCCTTTTGTATAATTTGCTCCTACAAAATCAGACTTAATATCTCCATTACTAGTATCTGTATCTGGTAAAGAATTAAAACCTTTAGATAAATTTATATTGTTAGTACCACCAATAATTCCTAATTGTTTGCCATCAATTAATTTAAAAACATTGGCATTTGCCTGATATTTTTCATCTGTCCCATAACCGAGTTTAACATCTCCAAAAGTAGCTCTGTTTTTCCCTTTTTTAATTTTAAAATTGATTTCTTTTGTACCTGAATCAGATTCTTCTCCTGTAAATTTTTGATTATCCGTTTTATAATCTGTAACCTGTACTTTACTTATAACGTTACTTGGCAAGTTTTTTAACGCGATATCTCCTTTTTGCTCACCAAAAAATCGCATTCCATCAACATTTATAGCCGTTACTTCTATTCCGTTTACCGTAATAACACCATCTATATCGATATCTACTCCTGGTAATTTTTTTAATAAATCTTCGGCTTTGTCATTCGGTAAGGTTTTAAAACTATCTGCATTATATTCTACAGTATCTTTTTTTATTAAAACAGGAGGAGCTCTCGCAATAATTGTAATAACATCTAACTCTTCTATTTCATTATTTAAAACTAAATACCCCATATTTAATGTCCCGTTATCTGGAACATTAACAACTTTTATATATGGTTCATAACCTAAGGACGCTATGTTAAAAATCACTTTAGAATCCTCTCCAGCATTTACTCGCAAAGAATATTCACCATTTTTATTTGTAATACCATAAGCAATCGGAACACTATCTTTTGCACTCTGCACATACACTGTTGCTCCATTTAAAAAAATAGAATCTTGATCTTTAAGCACACCTTCTAACGTGAATTTTTGTGAGAATAATGTAGAAGAAATAAGTAGCAAAAATAATAGTAGTGTTGTTTTCAATGTATGCAGCTTTAGATTTAAATCTTTGACACAGAAAAAGGTATAAGGTTTAAATGAAAAGCAACAAAAATATCCTAACTTAAATTACCATATTAATAGAGATCAGCAGTTTTAACATTATAAATCATAGCATCTTCTAACTTTTAAAGGATACTGTAAAAATTTCCTTTTCATTTAAACCTTTTTAACACGATGGCTTTATAAAAATAAGGAACTTTTAAAAATCTAGTTTTACAATTATGACAACTATAAAACTTTGAATTGGGAATTAATCTTAAAACTAAACTCCTTGCGAGTCTTTTTCTAAAACTAGAGTTACATGATGGACATTTAGGCATTTGGGGGGATGGGATTAGTAATAGTTAGCTTACTGATAATCTACACATTAGTTAAACAAAACTACATTTAATTTTCTAAAAATAAAATTGATAAAAAAGGAATTCATATAACGATGTGCATTTTTATGATTTTGATAATTAAAACCATATTTTTGCTTGATACTGTAAAAAAAATTGAAAAAAATAATTGTTTCTGTCACAAATGACTTATCAACAGACCAACGTGTTGATAAAGTTTGCTGTACGTTACATAAAAATGGTTTTGAAATTGTTTTAATAGGTCGGAAACTAAAGAATAGCCAACCTTTAAATAGAAATTATTCCACAAAAAGAATCCGATTATTTTTTAACAAGGGTTTTTTGTTTTATGCAGAATATAATTTTCGTTTATTTTTTATCTTATTTTTTTCTAAAAAAGACATCTTACTTTCTAATGATTTAGATACATTATTACCTAATTTTTTAGTGAGTTGGTTACAAGGGAAAAAAGTAGTTTATGACAGTCATGAGTTATTTCCAGAAATTCCTGAATTGGTACACAAACCTTTGGTTAAAAAATGTTGGTCTAATTTAGAAGCTTGGATACTTCCAAAACTAAAAAACAGCTACACAGTTTGTAAAAGTATTGCAGCGTTTTATCATAAAGAACACCAAACGGACTTTAAAACAATTATGAACTTACCTAGAGAAAAAGAAATTCAGTTAGGTATGTTTCCTTTTAATACTAAAGACAAAAAAATTATTCTATATCAAGGTGCAGTAAATTTAGGAAGAGGCCTAGAATTAATGATTGATACCATGCCTTATTTAAAGAATACACTTTTAGTAATTATTGGTGATGGTGATATTATTGACGACCTAAAACAATGTGTACACGAAAAAAAGTTAAACAACTACATTTATTTTTTAGGTAAAATTTCTCCGGTAGAACTACACAAACTAACACCTTTAGCCCATTTAGGGATAAGTGTAGAAGAAGATTTAGGCTTAAATTACAGATATGCTTTACCAAACAAAATATTCGATTACATACAAGCCGAAGTCCCTATTTTAGTTTCTAATTTACCAGAAATGAAACAAATTGT encodes the following:
- a CDS encoding DUF2809 domain-containing protein, whose amino-acid sequence is MKIYLNYFIPFILLLIIEVLIERFATGFIRFTIGDYLAVMLVYTLIKSILRISIEKAILITFIIAFSIEFLQLSDLQSNFPAAYSKTLKIILGTSFSFGDLVAYSLGIISIILVEKYLKKLKIAF
- a CDS encoding DUF3820 family protein; this encodes MEQDRQFLIDLANMKMPFGKYKGKYLIDLPEHYIVWYKNKGFPNGKLGKQMELVYELQLNGLEDIIRKIRRQF
- a CDS encoding NAD(P)-dependent oxidoreductase, yielding MKFGIIKERKNPPDRRVVFSPGKLQEFKKNYPEAVIKVESSDIRVFSNEAYKAAGLEVTENVSDCDVLFGVKEVPIEALINNKKYFFFSHTIKKQPYNRKLLLAILEKNIELYDHETIIGENGMRLIGFGRYAGIVGAYNGFRAIGLTNETFNLPKAETLDSQQELISELKKIKLPNIKILLTGNGKVAYGAKEMLDAMSIKEVSVDEYLNNSFNEPVYCLADVLDYNKRKDGQVIDNFDFYDHPEKYESDFMRFAKVSHFFIAGHFYGNGAPYLFTREDAKAKDFNIKFVSDISCDVDGPVASTIKASTIADPIYGYNPQTESEVDFKEKDAIVVMAVDNLPCELPKDASEGFGEMFLENVIPAFFNNDKDGVLERAKMTENGKLTPRFSYLQDYIEGKE
- a CDS encoding outer membrane beta-barrel protein, with translation MKTTLLLFLLLISSTLFSQKFTLEGVLKDQDSIFLNGATVYVQSAKDSVPIAYGITNKNGEYSLRVNAGEDSKVIFNIASLGYEPYIKVVNVPDNGTLNMGYLVLNNEIEELDVITIIARAPPVLIKKDTVEYNADSFKTLPNDKAEDLLKKLPGVDIDIDGVITVNGIEVTAINVDGMRFFGEQKGDIALKNLPSNVISKVQVTDYKTDNQKFTGEESDSGTKEINFKIKKGKNRATFGDVKLGYGTDEKYQANANVFKLIDGKQLGIIGGTNNINLSKGFNSLPDTDTSNGDIKSDFVGANYTKGKWNETSINGNYRYSAQNRDFDNISHKETFLPDLNYITDSKSNSFSDSDSHTAGVDLKFILKPKSTSSNKKVRLSNKTDFKSSSQESGGTVKSESYYNNGDLVSDYTSNSESSSSSSEFKNEFSVTPVLNNKADYLNVSLGTDFNKSDSDSQKYSKNVLVNRGQTVIQDQINTTDSNSSDINFNAFWSKELFTNFRLMPRYSATVNTKNSEKYIYDFDETSEEYSDFNELLSSESKYVTTILRPALKLRYQYKEFRFDIEGAYTNTYRDYKDELVAERDFKAEFDYLTYSGRIRYRDENGYKNISLEYDQNVDLPSVGQLQPVEDVSNITHVIVGNPLLKPGISHNARFQYQNNLAYNNINISGNVRAQFVQDKIINSTITDADLNRYTTYSNIDGDYSYTGNVAVSKSYFNRKTNINLNARFNASYKNSLSLQNAVEFTAKTTVLKPSFSVSYSYDSKIDITTAYSYSKNKNVYTTDAFNDNNYFVQNVDVNSNVFFFKNAFLSNRVSYRYNSRVGDEFDGDAVFWNAGLGVELWDNQATLSLVAYDILGKNNGYRRTVTETYIQDVENKILEQYFMLNFVYKFGSFAGQKMNIQGKNRSGGGRSRGGSRRN
- a CDS encoding glycosyltransferase, giving the protein MKKIIVSVTNDLSTDQRVDKVCCTLHKNGFEIVLIGRKLKNSQPLNRNYSTKRIRLFFNKGFLFYAEYNFRLFFILFFSKKDILLSNDLDTLLPNFLVSWLQGKKVVYDSHELFPEIPELVHKPLVKKCWSNLEAWILPKLKNSYTVCKSIAAFYHKEHQTDFKTIMNLPREKEIQLGMFPFNTKDKKIILYQGAVNLGRGLELMIDTMPYLKNTLLVIIGDGDIIDDLKQCVHEKKLNNYIYFLGKISPVELHKLTPLAHLGISVEEDLGLNYRYALPNKIFDYIQAEVPILVSNLPEMKQIVLNYKVGEIVKSRNPKELATQIKRLLEKDFSTELKKAKKELVWEKQEEKLLSIFNNIK